The Fulvia fulva chromosome 11, complete sequence genome segment AAACGAAGGCGATGAAGATGTGGCGAATGAAGAGTGCAGTCGGCAAAGGGACAGCAGACTGCATGATCAACAGTATAAGCGCGACAGTAGCACTATAGATACCAGTCACTGTGTACGTATAGACTCGCCCTCTACTCCCTTCCCCAAGCCACAGCCCTTGAGCTGGAGTTCGGGTCCAGATACGGCGCCTCACCGATACCGACAGCACGGTTCCCAAACCTCTCACCCAGCCCATCGTAGTCAAAGGTCGCCGTATGAAAGGCACTTCTGTTATCCCAGATTGCTGTATCGTGTTAGTATCATTCGTCCCACCCACAATCCTCCATACCAAATTCGACTCACCAATATCATTCTCATTCCTCCACTTAAACCTCACAGTAAGATCATGATTCTCATGGATACTCCTCTTGAACTTGGCCAACAACTCCTCACTCTCATTCTGATGCAACTCATTGATCCTCTTCGGGAAGGGTCCCAAGGCGTAGACACTCTTCCACCCCGTCACGGGGTTCGTCCTGACCACTGGATGCACTGATGAAAGCTCACCGCCGACATTCTGGGCACTGCCGCGTGGCTATGTGTAGATCTTGACTTTCTCAGGATCCGCCGCAGCAGCTTTCAGGAAGCCATCACCCGTGAACGTTGCCGTTAACCCGTCCAGGAACTTCTGATAGGCTGGCGAGAAGCGGTCGTAGATATCGTACCCGCTAGCCCAGAGAGTATCGCCGCCAGTCTTGGGAAGCTTGGTCAAGCGGAGAGAAGTGTAATCAGCTGGGACAGGCTCAAATTGAATGTCAGAGTGCCATTGGGCTGCATCGTAGCGGCGCTTGTTGGCCTGAAGCTCGTGCTTGAAGAGTTGCTTCCTGTGCTCGGAGCTGATCTGGGAAATTTCGTGATCGCCAACGCCGAATTCGGAGGTGTTGTTGAAGACGGGGTGGATGTGGAGGGTAGAATCGGAGGGTTTACCGCTAAGCTGGCCGAGACGATGGACGAAGTGTTTTTGGAGGTCGTTGGTCAGGTTGTCTTGGGCGCGGAAGAAGACGACGCCGCGCTCGGAGACTGTGGGGAGGTTAGTTTGGCAGTGCGTGAGACGTGAGATGAAGGTACTGACTGGTGACTGCAAGATCGCGGAGCAGTTCATCAGCATTGCTAGCATTGATCAAGTCGTCCACGATGTCGACGCCCTGAAATTCGCGGCCAATGGCTGGCGTTGTGTCTTCATACTCGAAGCTGTCCAGAGCGCCAGTCTGCTTCAATGGCTCTCTATGAGAAGTCTTGCTCTTGAATGGGGAGTCATGGCTGGGGAGTTGGTCAGAAAGAATGCCGGGTGCCATTGTGGCAAGCTGTGTTCAGTGGAATGTCTCCAAAGCTGAAAGCAGAGCAGGCTCGGCCACCTACCATTCCAGACCTACATATATACCCCATCGCATGGCTGGTGGACATGTGGGGCATCACACGCAATATTAAGCACGCCATCTGACAGCTGCATGACAAGGACCAAGCTCTTTGACCTCGACGACGGATCTGCTCTTGCTGCGCACGGCACATCGTGGCCGCGTGGCCGCTAGATGGTGAAGATGGCGCAAGAACGCAGGCATTTGCTTACTGTAAGCGTGATGACTGTGTCGTGGATGGAAGGCTGGAGGGCATCATGGGAGTGGCAAGATGTCGGTGGGCTCGCCATGGCGTCGATCGAATGGCTTTGTCGTCAAGATACATGTACGTGAGTGTCTCATCATGTGCTTTGGTCTGACAGCGCCTTCCCTTCTGACAGCGAGCACAGTCGAGGATGTTGGGACCGAGGCTCGGGAGGAAGTCGCGTCCAGGATCGTGATGTCGGCTCATCGGCGTGAACGTTTCAGCTTGGCATCGTTCCCGCCAACTTCACCTTCATCTAAATCATGTCCACGCTCACGGATCGTGTATCGTTGCTCATAGTGTACCATATCGATCAATGCTGCAGTCTGAACACTGACACAGCATCAAAACGGTGCGCGACAGTGTGGTGACATTATCCGATCCCTTCCGGCTCGCTGGTGGCCACCTGTTCGACACCGGATGCAAAATCCATCGCAAGCACTCGAAGATCGACTATAGGAGGTAGTTTGCCTTTCAGATCTTCAGGTCACGTGCACGGTCATAACCTTGGCTGCTCAGATCCGGTTGACACTACGGTATAAGTGGCAATGTCCACGTCGCCAAGCGACTTTCTTTTCCCAACAGCCATCAACGCCCACAGGTGGACACGGGGGCAGGTCCCCCGATACTACGAGAGACTCGCCGAGCACAGAAAGATGAAGGACTATCGGAGGAAGTCAGACAGCAAGAGACCTGTGTGGGAACCTGCACCAAAGGGTACGACCGTGGATCTCGCCAACATCGAGACTGGTCCGAGCAGCGAGGAGGATGCTATGAACTCACTGCTTCGACAGGGCTGCCACTGGCCTCCAAAGCACTACCGGAAGGACCATGAGTGTCGAATTCCAGGACTGCGACTGCAGGCGTTACGGCAGATAAAGCGCTGGGAGAAGTCGCGTCCTGTGCTGCAGCTCATGATGGAGAAGCTCCCGGATGAGCTGAATCTGCTGATCATGCAACATGTCGTGTTGGATACGCAACAACATATGCACTTCAAGAAAGATGATACACCACTTCTTTTGACCGAGCAGGCAAACTCATTGCTCGGAGGATGGGAAGGAATCGATCCACTCATCCCATTGGCAGAACAAGCCATCCTCGAAAATTCCATCATCAAATGCGACGTCGAATTCCAACGCGCAGCCACAGGATCCGAGAAGATAGCAGTGCTCCCCACTCTGATACAAATTCTACCTCAGCCTCTCCGCCATCTCCAACTCCAGATCCGATTCGAAATCCCAGCAGGCCGTCAAAAGTACCCATCAGCAATCTACACCGCAACATCCGGCATGGCATCGCTCTGCGCCCAACTACCAGGCCTACGATCACTCCACCTCCTCATGCTCATCGACCTCAACCACGCACCAAGGGATCCGCATCGAGGTAGCGGTCCTCCCATTCTGAGATCATGCCGCAAGGGTTTCAGCGGCGAGAGCACGTTCTTGCAGGCGATTGCGGATCTTGTTGATGCGGCACGGACTGCGCGGCCGAGTGTTACGACTACTATTGAGATCAAGTATGAGCATGAATACCAGTGGTATTCACCGCCAGTGTGGAAACCACTGCCTGAGGTTATGTACGTTGAGGCAGATATACGTCCGGCTACAGATGTCGTTCGCGAAGCAGAGATCAAGTGGGAATGAACATACAGGGCGACGTGATTTGGATCACCGCTTGTTGATGACGTGTCGAATGATGAAAGCCATCGTGGAGGGGTGGGTGTTGCCTGGAAGCATGTGCGGAAGAAGATCGAACGACATGGCAGCTACTTTTATGACTGAAATCCTCCTGCTATACACATTGCTCGTCCATTGTACAATACCCCTGTCTACACTCGAGCTACCAGTGTTGCTGCGTCAAACGCTTTAATCAGAGTATGATATTGACGGACAATATATTTGGTCGATGTGAAAGAGAAGTGTTCGCGATTCCATGAACCACCAGGTAAACAGTCGTTCAGGCGGAAGCAGAGGGCATATCACAACATCTCAATTCCCACATGTCTCTACTCATACATTATATCAAACAAATCCCATCCCATCCCACCTCATCCCAACTCAAAGCAAAATATCACCATGCTGTACCCGCCAAGCAATTGTACATGCCATCCATATCTCGTACTCGCAAATAATCAATAACTTCAAACATGAACGACCAGCGTACCTATCACCATCAGTAAGCTGCCCGTGTCCCTCGAGCTGGACTGGTACTCACAGAGCCGGTCAAGGTCTCACACACCAGAGTAAACAGAATCCGCCAACCACTCATCTTGCGTTCGATCCGGTCTCTTCTTGACGGCGCGAGTACTGAACGAGCGGATAAGCTCGCCACCGCGAGCGAAGAGATGTCGGAGCTTCTCGCCCAAGCGTTTGATGTGGAACTCGGTCTTGCTCATGCCAACACCATCGTATGTGTTGGCACGACTGTCGGTGCCTAGACGGGCTTCGGCCATTGAGCCGGCATCGTACGCAGTTTGGTCATCGAAAGACTGACCTCGGGCCTGGTCCACGCGAAGGTGCTTGCCTTTGCCTTTGAAGCCGGTCAGTCGTTTGCGGAATGAAGCGGTACGATCTCGATCAGAGCTGTTGTCGGAGAAGAAGGACCGAATCTCGTCCAAGTTGAAGCTAGCAGGTGGAGTGAGTGCGCTCGTAGGGTAACGATCTCCAGGCTTGTGAGAGACCTGGGATTGACGAGTAGAAGTGCTGCGACCGAGTGGTGACTTGCCGAAAGTCTTCGTGAGATCATCGTCTGTCGTGAGTCCAGACAGGCCAGTCTTGAACTTCTTCGAAATTGAGCCAATGATGGAGCGCTTGGAAAGATGTCGTCGATGAGCAGGAGTTACGCCAGTGAGCTGTTCTGTAGTGATGGACGCGTTGGATGGCAAATTGGAGGTGGTGATGGAGCCGATATCAATGCCCTGCTCGCTGGGGTCGAGAGGCTTGGTTAGATCCAACGACTTGGTTCGACGCTCACGAAGCACCTCGCTGGCGAAGGAGTTGCGAGTATGAGCCACGGATGGAACTGAAAGGTCGATGTCGACTTTGCTACCCCAAGGGTAATTTTCATCATTGTTCCACGGCCGGCTGGCTCCCGACATGACCATCGAGCGCTTGCCGTTGCGTGTAATTGGATTCATCTCCTTTGGCAGCATCTGCTGGACCTCTTCCTCTGTTGTCGGTGCTTTGGCTCGTAGCACAACAGACATTGGCCGTGCCAAGTCTGATGGTGCTGAGGCAGAACCGCTGAGATATGGCCGCTTGTCATCAGCTGCATCTGTGGGTTGCAGGCCATCTGCTGAGGTTGACTCAGGAAGTGGAGGCAGCTCCTTGTTGAGGCTTGCCCTGCTCATGCGAGGTGCGATGGAGTCATGGGTACCGTTCTTGACGATCTCCTCGGCGCGCTCAGCGAGTGTGCGGAAGCCAGCTGAGGTGCGGTTGGTCATGACAGTATCAGGCCGAGCGAGCTCTGTACTGAGACGATGCAAGCTTTCTCTGTCAACCTTGAAGATACTGTCCAGCTGGAAGTTTGACAGATTGCGTAGGCCAGGAATGAGTTCTGATAGTCGGTCCGAGAGGCCACCAACAGTAGGGATGGACAGTCGACTTGCCTGTTGAGCGACGTTGAGGAAGTCTTCAGGTGAGAGTGGGCGCTTGTCAGGCTCCACGCCCTCAACTTCAGTCGTTTCCTGAATCTGGAGGGCAGGTACAAGAGCCTTGCCATTGTATTCTTCTGCTTCCGGCTCTGCTTCGGGGTCGGACTCGTCTTCGCTGTCGGCACGGTGAtccaagaagctgaactcCTCTGGCTTACTAAAGAAGCTTGTGTAGCGCTCACGAAGTGGTTCAGTACTGTGCGGCCGCTGTGGAGAAGGACAGTAAATGCCGGTGAAGTCACGACGGCGAACCATTTCCGTTGATGTCGTTGTGCGGAAGTCGAGAGCCTCGTTTAGCCGATCGATGAGGTCGGTGCGGCTGAAGTTCAAGGATGGCAGATCTTGGGTGTCTCCAAGAGGTCGATTGTGCTGACGAGCCTGGCGACGTGCTTTGGCTTTGTCCGCAGACTCCTGCAGCCGTCGTTCCTGCATAGCCTTGACTGCTGCGATACGGGCGGGCAGTGGAAATTGTGCTCCGCTGGACGATCGCCTGTGGTCAGATATGCTCATGTCCTCGACGGATTCCTCCTTGAGGCCGGGAAGATGCGTGCTACCAAACCGGTTGTGCGTGCTGGCCGCTGGGTTGCCGTTCGTGAAGCGAAGATCGAGACCTCCTTCGCGCGATGAGAAGCTTGAGTCTGTGGTAGCAGGTGATGGTCTCCTGACGATAGACTTGCCCTTGTTGGCGGCAGCCTCGCTGCTCGGCTGGAGCTGACGATACGGTTCAGACTTCTTGGCGATGTTCAGTGGCAGTACCACTTCATCGGCGAAAGTGACAGAGCTTCGTCGAGAGGCCTTCAGGTCTGGGTTCATGGCGTTGTGTTGACCCACGGCCACGTCTTGCTTCCATCTGCTGTCCGGTGTCGAGCCTGGTGAGACTTCCACGATCTGTGGCTTGCCTATCGAGATCGAGCCATGTGGGAGCGAGAAGCGAACGGCGATGTCCGTGACCATGTCCGAGGCGCTATTCAGCGTAGTGTCGCCAACGGTGCTGATGTCTCCCGGCAAAGAGAATCTGTTTGTGTTGGTGGTGTTGCTGTCTGTCGCCATCGCTCGTGGTCTGAGCTGTACGCTCTTCGAGTAGGTCTTCGGAGTACGTGGAGTGGGCGGCGGTAGGCTCTCGTCCACCTGTAGAGACTCTGGCTCTGTACGAGTGTCGAGATTTGTCATATCTGTCTTGTCCATCGCACTGACATTGAGCGTCTCGTCGATGTTCAGCGTTTGTGTCTGGACTGGACTCACAGCAGAGCTTCTCTTGATCTCTTCGCCTGGCAGCAAAGGACTGACTGGGGTTCTGTCCGCATCACGGTCCACATCTGGGTTCACCGGGGTATGGTCGAAGTTCCTGTCCAGGTCGGTAACCTTTGCAGCCGGTTCTGGCGTTGGTGACTCGTTGATGTCAGACAAATGTTCCTTGGAAGCCTGCTTCGAGGACTGCTGTTGGAGGGTAATAGTATCGGCATCGTGGGCGAATGGGTCTCGAGACTGTGTCTCTTCCGAGGCGACAGTAGTATCAATGGCACGGGAGAAGCGCATGGCGTAATCAATGCCAGTGGGAAGAGTGGCTGGAATCGACTCTGTTTCTGACACAGAGCCATGCTGGTCCGCAAAGTCGACAGCATCAACATCTTCTGACACATCAACTTTGGGTTCCTCTACAGCCTCTCGCTCCGCTTGCTGCTCTGCGTCGTATTGCTTCTGAAGCTGAGCCATCAGATGAGTCGTGGTATCATCGACAGGCATCTGCGTGTTGTCGACGCTCGAAGGACCCAACTCGGCTTTGACCATTGCCCTCGTGATGGGCCGGGACTGGCGCTGTGGTGCTTCGATAGCCTCAAGCTCAGGTAGCTTGACAGGTGAGGCTGGCAGTTCGACAGGTGCATCAAATTCTTCAATGAGCGTGAAGCGTGGTGGCTCGTTGGCAGCGAGCTCATGGTACTCGACCAGTTCAGAAACATCTTCTTGATCGTGATCGACGTCAAGCTCGCCGGCATATTGGCGATTTGCGTTTTCGTGCTCTTGTCGAGCTGCTGCTGCAGCCTCTGCCGCTGCCTTCGACTCCAGCATGGCTCTGACCCGCTGCACAAACCCTGTCTGCGGCGGGACGGAAGGATGCGGAACTTCCATATCCGGCTCATGGATGGGTCTTTCGAGGCCATCGGCATAGTCGAAGTACTTGGCAGGCAGTACGGGCTCACTTGAAGAATCTGGCAAGTCAACGAGATCAGGGTTGATGAAGGCCGGATCGACCATGACTTGGATCGTGGTCTGGTCCTTTGGTGTCGGCGGGTTGGATGACGTTGGCGCCGATGAAGATGATGCTGGATCCGAACCAGAAGGTCCGCCGTCTGTCATTGGCGTGTCTGTACGGCGAGGCAGCATACGAGCCATGCGGGCAGCATTGTGAAACTTGTGATGAGCCACTGGGTTGGCACTCGGCGGTGGGCCATGATATCCCGGGTGCTGAGGAGGTCCGTACGGATTGTAGCCAGGTCTTGGTGGACCATAGTAGGCTGGCTGCGGAGGATACTGTCCAGGAGGCGGCTGCATAGCGTGCTGAGACGGAGGCATAATGGGATGCCCCATCTGGTGATGCATACCAGGAGTAGGTGCTGGACGCGTCGGGCCAGAACGGTAGCTGTATGGGTTCGGAACGTATCCAGGTCCTGGTCCCGGGCTGCTGTCGGCAGCTCGCGGAGGTGGTCGAACGTGGAGATGGACAGGCTCCGGCCCATAAGAATTGTGGTCACCTCCATATGCATGATATGGTTGGACAGGTGGAGGATGAGGTCCCGCGATGGGCACTCTTCGTGGCATCGACTGCCCACCTGCCATCGGTGCGTAGCCATCACTCAAGGCTGGAGATGGCGATCGGAAGCCAGGACGCTTGAGCCTTGTAGGGTACACGAACTGGCGATTGTCAGGCATCGGAGGTACCGGCCCTGGTGGCATACGACCAGAGTGGCGTGGTTCATGGCCTTGGCTCCGCAAGCTTGTCGCAGATCGATGCCTGGGCAGTGGATGAGCTGGTGGCGCTGAAGTCATCGAGTAAGACCGAGGATCTCTGGTATCTGGGGTCGGTGGCATTGGCTCAAGTGGTGGCTTGCCGAGATGGCCGTTAGGTGGTAGGGAAGGCGGCATGCTCTGCATGCTGGTGAAGGAGCCACGGCGCTGAGTGGTGGAGGTGTTATCCCATTGAGAACTAACGCGTGATGTCTGAGATGGTGCATAGCTGTGGTTGGAAAACCCGCCTGAAGTGTGGTGCTGTGATGGTCTAGACCCATGACCTCGTCTCTGGTGAGTTGCTCGAGGCATAGAAGGCAGTCGGGACGTGTTGAATGAAAGTGCGCCAATATCGCCAGTATCGGTTGATGTCTTAAGCATACTGAGGACGCCCGCGTTGGACAGCGTATCGTTCGGAGGCATGCTGGGTGGAGGTGATCTGACCGCTGTGCGTGATGCTCCGGTCGTGCCCGAGACGTTGCTGGCTCGGCTGTTGCGGCCGCTGACGCTGGAGACGTTGTCAGTGGAAGGCATTGTGCCGCCTTTCCAAGCGTGTAGTGAACGAGAGACCAAGACCAAGACGTGCTATCCAAATGAGCAAGAAGACCAGAAGACTGGTGAGAAATGCGATGTTGTATGGTGGGTGGTGGGAAGAGAAACAAGACGGCGAGGAATGGAGAGGAAGTCTCTGTTGATGGAGGGCAGAGGCAAGTACGGACCTGCCATGAAGTCCTGCCACAGCCCTGGAGCGCACTTGCGAGCTATATGGTCATCAGCAGTCGCGATGTCATTTACATGTACTGATGAACCAGACTTGCCTTGTCATAGCATCGACCAGAGCCACTGCGCAAGATCATAGGCGATGAAGACCACCGCGACTGTATCGCAGACAACGACGGGCACGACTGCGAGGTACTGGACGATGGGCGATGGCGCGACTGCGGCGCGGTGGTGTGCTTGTTCAGCGTTGCGTCGTTGCATTACGGTTGTATCTGGATGTATCGTCTTGTCGCTTGCGACTATTCTGGAGCGTCCTGTCGTTCCGATCGGTCGTCTTGTAACAGTGAAGGTAAGCTCGATGTAAGTGTCCAAATATCGCAGCAAGAACGTTAGCAGTCGCGTGGCAGCCACGTTTGGCCTCGTGTCGGAAGGTGCAAGCATGTCCACAGGCGTGCCTGCCATGAATTGAGTAACACCCGATCACCATATTGATGACCGTGAATGAGCACAACACGATAGCAAGAAGCGCACGAAGAAATGACAATGCTCACTGATCAAGTGAAGTCAACCCAATCTAAGCCTGATACTTGTGCTCATGCAGGTATCTCATGCTACCCATGCGCCACCACGCGTCTGCCATGCTTGTTGAACTGTTCTTGGTATCTTTTCGCAGGCGACCTCTCACAACACTCCCTCCTTATGCTCTTCTACTGTGACGCTGGCACTGCCTCTCCGACTGGCTGTTGCTGGCCGTCTGGTGCAGTCGCCACGCCGTTCGCTGGCTGGCCTTCTCCGACGTGGCTCTCGGTCGCTGGGATGGTGTTGTCCTTGCGTGGCTTGGCCCACTGTGGATCTTGCCCTGTAGAACAAAGGTAGTCAGTATGCTGATGGCGACTTGTCCACACCACGGGAAGCGCACTTACATGGACCCTCATCGCTCAAAGCGCATCCACCTGGGCATGAGCACTTTCCGCCGAACTCCGTAGGCAAGTTCTCCACCGGCACCTGTCCCAACACCTCCTTCTGGTAGCTGCTGCCCAAGACGTGAATCTTTGCAACCGTGACTGGGTCCAAGAACCTCTTGACGATCGCGAATATGCTGCTGAAGCCCCATGGCGTGTTGATCAGGTACATCTTGCCGAGTCGCTCCGGGTAGTAGTTCTGGCTGATTGCCGAGGCCTTCTGGATGTACCCATACACTTGTCCTGCCTTGCCCAAGCCAACGCCCTTGAAGTCCATGATTGTGCAGCAAGTCTCGAGGAGGTGGCCAGCCTTGCGTGAGCATGCGGGTAGGCGCGGGTCGGCCATCTTCTCGTACTCAACGACCAAGTTCTCCAGCATGCGCTCGTCCGTGGTGATGGCTCGCATCTTCTCCAGGTCGATCTTACCGAATTGCTCGATGTACACGGGTCGGCCATCCTTGTCGGTCTTGTGGTAGTATTGAGGGTAGTATGCCATGATCTGTGCCTTCTCCTTGTAGTCGAAGTTCTTTACGAGCTCGTCCACACCGCCTCCAAACTCATTCCGCCATTTTTCACAGTCGACAAACCTGTGCGGTCTTTATCAGAACGACTCAGTTGTACATCATCTTGATAACACTCACATGCTCTTTGCAAGCTCTACGTTGAACTTGCGAGCTCTCAGGAATCGCAGCAGCGTCAGGGTATCCAAGTTCTTCGTGTAGCCGCCCTGCTCAAGGATGGTCCGCAACTGAAATACAGCAGCATCTTGCTCCTTGGTGGTGTGCCCTGGGTGGCCTGGCTGCGCTGTGGGTGCGGTGGTAGGGAAGTCGTAGTGGTCATATTTGGGGTCGAGCTCCATGTGCGGATTCTGGTGGTCTGCCATGTTGGGCACTGTGATCGATTTCTTCCGTCCTATAGCTGTCGTCGATCGAGGCGTTTAGTCGGGAGTGAGGGTTGCGTGTTGTCGCGAAGTTTCTGGCAGAGGACAGGTGACAAAATGTCGTTGGCAGTGAATTTGTTTATCCTCCAGGAGAGAAAGATGATGCTGGAGTGCGGGCAGCGGGATGAGCTGCGCCACGTTTTCAATTGGTCCTTGCGGGGGATCCACATCGTCCACACGGTGAGAACGTGCGGTCAAGATTGGTCATGTCGTGTTCCTCGTCGCAATGGCAGAAGATTTCACATGGAATGTTGGTGGGAGAGGCCTCATGCTTATATCATGTGTTGCTTGCATTACTTCACCAATCAGCCGGCTAGACTCGCCATGGCTGCTATATCCATCCATGTCCTGCTGTACACATCACGCTACCCTGCATGAATTCGAATTCGCGTCACGAACGCGCCACCGCTAACTGCTATTTCCTCTGCCCTCCCAACACCAGCTTAGGGTCGACCTCACTGAGTGGCATCAACTTGCTCACCACCTCCCATCGGTCTGGAAAGCGATAGTCGCGCGCGTGACCAGACTTCCGACCTTGCTTGTAGACGTAGCGCGTCGCCAATTCCTGAAGAACTTCTCCTTCGACTTCATACACGTCGTCGATCTTAACGGTCCTGCGATGATTGATCTGAGCCTCGGTCTCGTCAATGATTTCCTGCACGTACGTGACCTCGAACTCTTCTCTCGACTCGAAAGTGACCTGACATGCCGCGGGGATGCGCTCCAGGACCTCTTCAAGGATCCAAGCCTTCGAATCAGTGGTGTTGCTGTCGGTCTCTCTCTCGATCATAGAAATTCGAAGGCTCTTCAGGCTGGTAAGATCTTGCAGCTGTTTCCATGGCAGCTGTGAGAACCATCCTCGCTCTATCCCTGACCTGTCCGCGGCATCACAGACCAGCATTAATGAGGTGAGCCTGGGCAGCGTGCGGTCGGGCAGGAGGCGCTGATTGAGCACCAAAACGCCATCATAGGTGGAAGCGGTGACACAGACGGTGTTCTCTTCATACATGATTTGCTTCGCCTCGTCGTAGATCTGCTGGCATACTGCGAGAATTTGCGGACTGCAGCCACTGAGTTTGTAGTAGTTGGCGCCACAGGAGTTCCTGCAGTTTCTGTCTGGGAAGAGCACGTCTTTGAGATATCGGCCGTTAGCGGTGTGCACTAACTTCGTCAGTCCGATGTGGCCGTCCGGAGCGAGAAGTAGACGATAGACCAAGTTTCTCATCTCAGCTGGGAGCTCGAGGAAGCAAAATGGTCTTGCAGGTAGCGAAGCCTTGGTAGCACCGTTGTCTGTCGAGCTTTTGTTCTCGTCCAACACCTCGTCCGCGTCGCCAGCGTTGGCCTCTTCCTCTGCGTCTGATATTTCCTCATCAGCGTTCAGCTCCGAGGAAGCCTCACGGAAGGATTCAGGATCATCTGCATAAGCAGTTTCGAGAGCAACCAACCCATCATCAGCCCAGCTGGCCACATCAGCGATTTCGCTGATATTGTCAGGTCTCCCAAGCAGTGACCTGAGAGCTGCGACCACATCACCTTGTGTGGAACCAGAGTAAAAAAGGTTGACGATGTGACTTGCTAAGACTTTGGCTCCTTCTGGGTATGTGACGACGGCCCCTCGAAGGACCCTAGCCGCAAGTGCATCCACGAAGCTCGCTATGCGCGGGTGTTGTCTTGGGACCTTCACGGGAGGTTCTGGGTTGCTTGCTTCAGTGGGTGATGTCGGAGAAGCGGTGCTGTCCGCGGGAGCTCGCGTTGCCGATGCATCAGTGTCGGGGGCCTGATCGTTGGAAGCAGCTTCGTTTGCATTCGCGGTTGAGATGATCGCCGG includes the following:
- a CDS encoding Sec14 cytosolic factor: MADHQNPHMELDPKYDHYDFPTTAPTAQPGHPGHTTKEQDAAVFQLRTILEQGGYTKNLDTLTLLRFLRARKFNVELAKSMFVDCEKWRNEFGGGVDELVKNFDYKEKAQIMAYYPQYYHKTDKDGRPVYIEQFGKIDLEKMRAITTDERMLENLVVEYEKMADPRLPACSRKAGHLLETCCTIMDFKGVGLGKAGQVYGYIQKASAISQNYYPERLGKMYLINTPWGFSSIFAIVKRFLDPVTVAKIHVLGSSYQKEVLGQVPVENLPTEFGGKCSCPGGCALSDEGPCKCASRGQDPQWAKPRKDNTIPATESHVGEGQPANGVATAPDGQQQPVGEAVPASQ
- a CDS encoding Alpha-ketoglutarate-dependent dioxygenase oryG; the protein is MAPGILSDQLPSHDSPFKSKTSHREPLKQTGALDSFEYEDTTPAIGREFQGVDIVDDLINASNADELLRDLAVTISERGVVFFRAQDNLTNDLQKHFVHRLGQLSGKPSDSTLHIHPVFNNTSEFGVGDHEISQISSEHRKQLFKHELQANKRRYDAAQWHSDIQFEPVPADYTSLRLTKLPKTGGDTLWASGYDIYDRFSPAYQKFLDGLTATFTGDGFLKAAAADPEKPRGSAQNVGGELSSVHPVVRTNPVTGWKSVYALGPFPKRINELHQNESEELLAKFKRSIHENHDLTVRFKWRNENDIAIWDNRSAFHTATFDYDGLGERFGNRAVGIGEAPYLDPNSSSRAVAWGRE